In the Oncorhynchus nerka isolate Pitt River linkage group LG6, Oner_Uvic_2.0, whole genome shotgun sequence genome, CATAATATTGGCATGGAAAATATTATTACTAGTTGtaagtagggtagcctagtggttagagcattggactagtaaccaacaggttgcaagttcaaatccttgagctgacaaggaacacatctgtcattctgcccttgaacaggcagttaacccacttttcctaggctgtcattgaaaataagaatttgttcttaactgacttgcctagttaaaataaaggtaACATCCTTCAGGGCTTGGCATTTGAATGGGTGTATGATGTGCATTCTGAGAGCCAAACAGAATGGTATGGTGAGCGCAACAGGTAATAGAACCAAACAGTCaacattaatttaaaaaaaaaatcctattTGACATGTTCATTGCTTTCTTTtccccagtgtgtgtttgtgttctgtaTTCATTGGTCTTGGGCATGTGTAGGCCAATAGAATAACATTATTTGTATTACACACACCATTCTGTGACCCATTCTCCAGCTAGAAATGGTTTCATACACCAGCAGCCTGGGAGGCTGGATGTGATTCGCTGTATTTATCAGCTTGCTCTCTCCCACAATTCAACAGGCAccagaaggagagaagaagagggcgACAGAAAGTATTTAAATAAATAGATTGTTGTTGaagtactacaatacaacataaatAGCCAAAGCTAAAACGGGGAACCGTTGCAACAcacttttgttttatttttatagcTAGCTGGATACAGTTGCTTCCACGAAATGTGTTTGACTGGCTAAACTAAGTAGCTAGCTCAGCTCGGTTCCGGCCTAAAATAGCTCACGTTAGCTCCATTTTCAGATTTCGGAGAAAAAAAAACTATTCAAGTGTACATTACCACGTATGCAGATGTTCATCTAACGAAGTAAGTACCCAAATATACATTATTACAGATTATTTCATAAACACATAGCTAATGAATGTAGCTAGGCAGCCAAGTTAGCTAGCTATAGTAAGGTTATTTGGCTAGGTGAGCTAACTTGGTTGACCAGACCGCTAAATTCAGTATTACGTGTCGCCACAATATTAACATTTTGTTAACTAGCGGTTTACTACATTGATATTCAGCTGTCAATGCGAAACTGACGTCGGTTTTTAGCATACCTAGCTATGATTCATCATGTTACAGTCCTCTCTGAACGATTTACCAATGTAAACATGGCTAGTTAGCTAGATGGCTAGCAGAACTAAAGACTGTAGTAGGCCCAAATGGCTAACTAGTTATTAGCTAACATTGTTAATTTGGCAGCTGGCACACACAAGACCATGCCGTTTAACACCACGGCCAATTATTTAATAGCAATGCAATTAAACTGAACCAAAatgaaacaatttcaaatattttgctgaggaaatcagtcaatgaaaaataaatacattagccccctagtctatggatttcacatgactgggaatacaaatatgcatctgttggtcagacACCTTAAAAatgtatgcctgcccataccataaccccaccaccaccatggggctctctgttcacaactttgacatcagcaaacttctCACCCACACGATAATACACGTGGTTGTGAGACCGGTCAGACATGCTGCCAAATTCTCTCAAATTAAGTTTGAGGCAGTTGATGgtaaagaaatgaacattcaattctctggcaacagctctggtggacattcctgcagtcagcatgccaattgcacgctccctcaacttgtggcgttgtgtgacaaaactgcataatTTAGAGATGCCTTGGCTTTCCCCAGCACAAGGGGCAccatgtaatgatcatgctgtttaatcagtcttgatatgccacacctgtcaggtggatggattatcttggcaaaggacaaatgctcactaacagaaatgtaaacaaagatgtgcacaacatttgagggaaataagctttttgtgtgcatatggaacatttctgggatcttttatttcagctcatgagacatgggaccagcacttaacatgttgcgtttatatgtttgttcagtgtagttagcTACCTATGATTTCAGGTGTGGTTGTTTGGATGgcaactactgtatgtgttgtcaaaACATGACCTTCTGAGGCTAGAAACGTAATCAATAAACTAGCtgactttttttttaaagcaatgaGAAGGGCCTAAGCTACATATCTACCGATACCTAGTTATGGGCATTCATTCTGTTCATATTTTAAATGGCTATCTAACAACACCATTTAATTTTGAAACAGTGTGTAAATAATATTTAGCCAACAATAGCATGATGAACACTGTAAAAGAGACGTGTAAAGACCCCAGGTGAACGATAGCAGAAACCTCTTCAGAAAATGATTCAGCAATGTCACTGTGGTTGGTGACATTCATAGTTGTACCTACAAACAAATGTAGGTCTATTTTTAAATCCCCGTGATATTGCTATCAGATTCAACAtgatcacatttttattttttttctagaGCAAGGGAATGCTGATGGAACGTTAGTCCAACTGAGTCACCAATTCTAGTCATGCAATGGTGAGTAATCACTTTGTACACTGTGCACAGATAATACATGGGTAAGCTTATCAGTAAACATCAGGGTGTGTCAAACGTCTGTAGAGGCGTGCCTGTGTTGTACCAGGATTATCTGCATTGAACGAGGGTATTGATTACCAATATAATGTCGGTAGAGGAACTGTAGGCCCACCCATTAATTATAGAAACACATTATTTGGTACGAGAAACACTTAAATTACTGTattatgaagaaaaaaaataaagtGGAACTGTAGTGATTTTTATTTGTGTTTTCTCTAAGGGGATGAGCGCTCTGCAGTGTGTATGACCAGCTGTCTCCAGCCTGATGGGAGGACTCTGTGGATAGCAGCACCGTCTTCAGGACTCCAGGAGGAGAGTAGCCGCCCCTGCCAAGGAGGGCCGTTCAGAATGAAGAAAATCAGCCTTAACACCATCCGCAAGTCCCTCAACATCAAGGtcaaggaggaaggagggggggaCTTTGTCATGCTCCAGCAGCCCTCGCTAGCGGCCGACTTCTCCAAGGAGGAATCGCTCTTCGGGGGCTGCTACACTAAAGATCTTGCGGGCTGCAACCTGGGAATTGGTGATGTGGGAGAGGAGAAGGCGGGACACAACAAGGGCCGGTCTAAGAGCGAGAGCCTGATGGGTTCGCTGAAGAGGAGGCTGTCGGTCAAGCAGAAGACCAAGGTCAAAGGTGGCTCATTAGCCATGGGGTCGGCTGACGATGAtgacaccttctcctcctcctcggtCCCAATCAGCTTCAACGAGGTCAAGGCCCAGCGTCCGTTACGATCAGCGTCGCTCCGTAGCCACCATTACAGCCCGTCTCCCTGGCCCCTGCGGCCTGTCGTTTCAGATGAGGCCTGCATCAAAATGGAGGTGAAGGTTAAAGCCGTGGTCCATTCCCCCAGCCCAGACCTGAATGGCGTGAGGAAGGAGTTCCGCCACCATGACTTTCAGATGGAGAACATCTTCCAGGAGCCGCAGAACGGAGACCTGAACAGTGACAAACACGTGCCTGTAGTCCTGGGCCTCACGCCGCAGGACTACATTCAGTACACCATGCCTTTAGAGGAGGGGATGTACCCAGAGGGGTCCcactctgtcccccactccttctGCCTGGGCAGGTCCTCGCCCATGGAGGTGGTGACGGAGGCGGACAGTAGCTCCCTCCACGCTGACCACCAGAGTCAGGAGGACCAGGATCTGGTGAGTCTGAACCGGAACCTTCCAGCGGACCTCTTCGTGGAATCACAGTCGGTGAACGGCCTCTTCATCGGCTCTAACGGTGTGATGCTCCATAGCTGCAGGGACAGGGTCAACGCTCAACAACACCCCGCTCCTCCCCAGCGCTCCCCTCTCCTGCCCGCGTTACCCAGCAACATCATCTCCAGGACTTACTCCAGGTTCGGCGGGGCAGATGGCCACGTGGTGGCCCGGTTGAGGCAACACCTGAACTTTGACCTCGACTCTGCTCCAGGGGTGAGTCGGCTGTATGACTCAGTCCGGAGCAGTGGACCAATGGTAGTAACCAGCCTGACTGAGGAGCTGAAGAAGCTAGCCAGGCAGGGTTGGTACTGGGGACCTATCACACGCTGGGAGGCTGAGGAGAAGCTGGTCAACCTGCCTGACGGCTCGTTTCTGGTCAGGGACAGCTCGGACGACCGGTACCTCCTCAGCCTTAGTTTCCGCTCCCAGACCAAGACCCTCCACACCCGAATCGAACACTCCAACGGACGCTTCAGCTTCTATGAGCAGCCTGATGTGGAGGGACACACGTCCATGGTGGACCTGATAGAATTCTCCGTCAAAGACTCTGAGAACGGAGCCTTCTGTTATTCTAGATCTCGCTTACCAGGGTCCGCCACCTACCCCGTCAGGCTGACCAATCCCGTGTCTCGGTTTATGCACGTGCGCTCTCTGCAGTACCTGTGTCGGTTTGTGATTAGACAGTATACCAGGATTGACCTAATTCAGAACCTGCCTTTGCCCAACAAGATGAAAGACTACCTGCAGGAGAAGCACTACTGACTCGGTTGACACAGACGTGAGATGGGACAGACAACGTTAGCAACTTGCACTTTTGGGTTCAGTTTAAGAGATTCAACAAAGGTTTACAGACATCTGTAGTTTGGATACGATCGATTGGGTTCCATTGGCTCTTTGTTTGTGTCCAGGGATGTCCGAAATTGAACCCTATTATGTatgttgtgcactacttttgcccggAGCACTAgcttaaagtagtgcactacatagggtgtcatttcagatTGCCCTTTGGTTATTTTTGTTAGTGTCCAGTCCTCCGTTTCTCAGTTAAAGGATTGTCGCCAAGCCTCCAGAGAGACTTATCATAGCATCTCTGTTTTCCCAGTTATGGTTAAGTCATTGTGGCCACGCCTCCAGAGTGACATATCATAGAATCTGTCAGGAAGTGTGCAGCGTGACTAAGTTACAGCTAACAACATTTATCAGATAAAGGGTTAAGTCATTGTGGCCACGCCTCCAGAGTGACATATCATAGAATCTGTCAGGAAGTGTGCAGCGTGACTAAGTTACAGCTAACAACATTTATCAGCAGTGAGATCGAAAGATCAATATTTCTCTCCCCAGTTGCTGTAGTAAACTGTAAACGCTAGAATGGCAAGCTCAGCCTTCTGAATAACGTCAATGTGTTTTTGCCT is a window encoding:
- the LOC115130090 gene encoding suppressor of cytokine signaling 6-like, with the protein product MTSCLQPDGRTLWIAAPSSGLQEESSRPCQGGPFRMKKISLNTIRKSLNIKVKEEGGGDFVMLQQPSLAADFSKEESLFGGCYTKDLAGCNLGIGDVGEEKAGHNKGRSKSESLMGSLKRRLSVKQKTKVKGGSLAMGSADDDDTFSSSSVPISFNEVKAQRPLRSASLRSHHYSPSPWPLRPVVSDEACIKMEVKVKAVVHSPSPDLNGVRKEFRHHDFQMENIFQEPQNGDLNSDKHVPVVLGLTPQDYIQYTMPLEEGMYPEGSHSVPHSFCLGRSSPMEVVTEADSSSLHADHQSQEDQDLVSLNRNLPADLFVESQSVNGLFIGSNGVMLHSCRDRVNAQQHPAPPQRSPLLPALPSNIISRTYSRFGGADGHVVARLRQHLNFDLDSAPGVSRLYDSVRSSGPMVVTSLTEELKKLARQGWYWGPITRWEAEEKLVNLPDGSFLVRDSSDDRYLLSLSFRSQTKTLHTRIEHSNGRFSFYEQPDVEGHTSMVDLIEFSVKDSENGAFCYSRSRLPGSATYPVRLTNPVSRFMHVRSLQYLCRFVIRQYTRIDLIQNLPLPNKMKDYLQEKHY